GCCCTTACCCCAACCCATGGTAGCTAATAATACCATCGAAGTATTTGAAGCATCTCCGGCTCAACTAAAACAGGTTGCCGAAAAATTTGCTAAAAGTGTTAACGGGGAAATTCTTGATGATATTGAATCACCGCCGTTTATAATTCCGCCTCCAGAAATAAAAGTTATTAATCGCCCTGAATTGGATGTAGAAGACGAGGACGATTTACCTTTTTAAAAATTAGGATAGTAAGACTTACTAATTGGATTTAAACTAACATTATTTTAATTTTATCTCCTTGCTTAACATGGGAAACCCCCACAGGAAGAATAGCTAAACCGTTGGTTTGTTGTAGGTTAATCAAGTTTCCTGAATTGTGAAGCCCTTGAGAAAGATTAAAATGATATTGCCCATTAACAATATTTGCCCTTCCCCATAGATAACATTCCCTTTTTTCTTCTGCCTTCAGGTTTTCTTGACAGATAGCCTCGACAATTTGAGGTAAATAATAGTTTGTTTCTCCTGACAATTTAGATATGGCACTTTTTAGGAAACGCCAACATATTACCATGGTAGAAACTGGATTACCCGGAATCCCAAAGTATAATTTATTGTCGGGAAAAACAGCTACGGTAAGGGGTTTACCCGGTTTGATGGCTACTTTTTCCATCAATATTTTGCCCCCTAATTTAACTAATATTTCCTTGACATAGTCATATTCACCCACAGAAACTCCCCCTGTGGATAATACAAAATCGGCTTTTTCGAGGGCAGAAGCGATCGCCCCTTCTAATTGTTCTTTTTGGTCAGGTATAATGCCCATAGGGACGGAAATAGCCCCATTTTGGCTGATAAAACTATGTAATAGGTATTGATTAGAATCGATAATTTTACCTCTACTCAGGGTTTCATGGGGGTAAATCAATTCATCTCCCGTGGATAGTATGGCAACTAAGGGCGATCGCACTACATTTACTTCCGTACATTGAGCAGTGGCCAAAATAGCCATTTCAGGGGAATTTATCTTCACCCCCGCAGGTAATAAACCATCATTCGCTCCATAAAAAGAGCCTTTTTTTCTCACAAAATTTCCCCTAGGGGAAGATTCAAGTATTTTTACCAACTTACCATGGCTGTCGGTTTTCTCCTGCATTACCACCGTATCTGCCCCATCAGGCATCATTGCCCCTGTAAAAATACGAGCGCATTGATTAGACTTAATCCTTTTTTGGGGAACATAACCCGCAGGAATTTCTTCAACTATTTCTAAATAAACATCCTTACCATCCTTAATTTTTGCTAAATCCTCCGAGCGCACCCCATAACCATCCATGGCAGAATTATCCCAATAAGGAAAATCATGGGGAGAATTTATGGCTTTCCCTAATATGCGATTATAGGCTTGACTTAAATTAACCGTTTCAATTTCGTCTAATGGTTTAACATAGTCGATAATAATATCAAAGGCTTCTTGGATGGGTAACATAAAAAATTAAAAGTCAGTGTTAAGGTGCGCTGAATAAATCAGAAACTATAATTATAAAAGGTTTGAATCTATTACCAACATCAAAAACACCCAAAAATCAATACTATCCATTATCAACTATCAATTATTAATTACTATGGTGGATGAATTTAGAAGCGTTTTAGAAATCGCCACAGAAGAAGAATTACAACAACTAACTAATATTTTATTTTGCCGTCGTCTCAACCCCATCGACTATTTACAAACCCCTGCCCCCATCGATGTCCAAAGTCAGGATTTACCAAGCTGGTTAGATACCATTGAGCAAAGATTTCGCTTTTTGGGAGCAGATGGAGTAACGGTTTTAAAGCGCCGCACCCATCAAGTATCCTACCGAGAAATTTTAATTCAAGTGTGCCGTTATCTAAAAATTCCCTACGGCATATCCATGGCAACCGTTGACATTGAAACGGAGATTTTTTTACATTTACTACAAAAAGCCTGGGCAAAGTTACCCGCCCATGAACAAAACTCCATCCGTAATCAGGTAATTAAATCTTTAGCTAATGCTACCACTCCCGAGCCTTTACCCTTAAGATTACAACATGATCCCCTGAAAATTATCCTCAAGGGTAGTGGGGTTGTGGCAATTAGTTCAATTTTAAAATCTTGGTTACTCAAAAAAATTGCCCAACAATTTGCGCTCCATTTTGCCACCTATCAGGTTGCCAAAAGTGGTTTAATCAAAGGAGGTGTTGCCCTTGCTTCTGGTTTTCAAACTCAGGTAGCTTTACAAGTAGCTAAACGAGGAATGATGGTTAATACTGCCCGTTATACCGCCGTGAGGGGCGCTTTTGCCTTTTTAGGCCCGGCTTTATGGGCTTGTTTTTTTGCTGATTTGGGTTGGAGGGCGATCGCAACTAACTACACTCGTATCATTCCTGTAATATTTACTTTAGCTCAAATTAGACTCACTAGAACATAAAAAAGTGGGCAGTAACGCCCACGCAAATAGAATTTAAGGCATTGCTATCGGAAATTATTAATTACCCATTATCCAACACCTGTTAACTATTTATTTTCTGATACCTTTAGCCATATTACGGAACATATCCATATTAGTATCCGTAGAGCGACGTTTTTGAGGCTCACTAGGAACAAAAGACGACTCAGTATTAGAGCTTTCACTAGAAGAAGACTCTACAGAATTAAAACTACCTTGAATATTATTATTAAAATTATTGGGGTTTTGAAAAGCGGTTTTCTTAACCATTTTTTCAGAAGATACTTCCTGAATTAATTCTCCACCTTCCTTATTAGCTAAGGTTTTAGGGAATGTTCTGCGCACAGTTTTACTCTTACGCATATATTCAATATCGCCATAGGTTTTTGCATCATCGGGATCTAAAAAATAAGCTCCCTGAGAAGTGTTGTTATTGTTGTTTCCTCTTTTCAACCAACCAAATAAACCAGCCATTAAATTATTTCTCCTTAAGATTCTATTAAAAATTGTTACGATTATACTATGAATTATAACATATCGTTAATCTTCTTAGAAGAAAATATAATCTTTCAACCCCTATCACTCAAACCATTTCAGTAATTTGATTCATAAATTCACTATAATTGTCACAAAGAAATATATAAAATAAATAAGAAAATGGCTACAGTAGATCATGGCACCCAACATCATCACGATCACCACGGAAACAATGCCAGTCATGGTCATATTCACAGCGAAGAATCCCGCCGTAAATTAATTAATCGTTTATCCCGCATCGAAGGTCATGTTAGGGGTATTAAAACCATGATTAATGAACATAGAGACTGCCCAGAAATTCTCATTCAAATTGCCGCCATTAGAGGCGCTCTTGATCGGGTAGCCAGAATCATTTTAGATGAACATTTAAGCGAATGTATTACCCGTGCTGCCGAAGATGGTACCATAGATATAGAAATAGAAGCCCTCAAGGCTGCCCTTGATCGATTTTTGCCATCTTAGAAAAATTGAAGATGGTTAATTGGCTATTTGGTGTTATACTAAACCATAGGGAATCAAGATTTAGTGATAAGATTTTACTCAGTATTTACCGTCACATAGTTTCGTATTTATTGATAGACTTCATTAACAACATCTTTGCTCTCTACAATTTAAACAATTTAAGGAGTTCGTCAATCAATGTCGATATATGTAGGAAATCTTTCCTATAGTGTAAGCAAGGATGATCTAAATGAGGTCTTTGCAGAATATGGTACAGTAACAAGGGTTCATATTCCCACTGATAGAGAAACAGGTCGTATGCGTGGTTTTGCATTCGTAGAGATGGAAAACGAAACCCAAGAGGATGCGGCCATTGAAGCCCTAGACGGTGCTGAGTGGATGAGTCGAGAACTAAAGGTTAATAAAGCTAGACCCCGTGAAAATAGAGATTCTTTCAGGGGTGGCGGTGGTCGTAGAAATGGCGATCGCTTCTAAACCTTATTTATAGTTTAAAACCCTAGAATCCCAACTTTGATTTCTCAGTTAATATCGTGGGAAATCAAAAAAAAGAAAATATTATTTAAGAGGAAAGAATGGCTAAAAGCAATCCTAAAAAGGAAAAAGCAGAACGCAATAAGGCTTATGCTCGTCAATTTAGAAAAAAAACAACCCGTTTCAATTCTAAGTTCAAAAGAAGAGATTACAATAACTCTAATGAGCAGTCTAATAACACTGAAAACAAAGAGCAAAATTAATACGTTAATTTTTTGTGATTCATAAACCACCCCTATCCGTCAAAGAGGTGGTTTTTTTGTGTTTATTATGATTGCTTAAATTCCGTCACTAAGGTGACATTTTGCCATGCCCCTGTTTCATCGTAACGCCGAATAATCCTTAATCTCTGATTCGATTCAACTAACCAACCACATTCGAGGAAAAAGGGTTGACGATGGGTAATTTTTAATGGCACGGTGAGGGATGCGCCATCAGGTAACAATAAACAGCGAATCTGTTGCCCTGTTTCGGAAAAAGTAAGGGCGTTATTTTCTACTTGGGCAGTGGAGGTAAATTCTAAGTGAGGTGTTGTAATGGTTTGTTTTACTTGATTGCCTTTTTCTTCGAGTATCAATTTAGTTGCATACTTTTCAGGCTCACGCCAATCAGGATAAAGGGTGATAGCTTCCCCTTGCCACTCTCCGATGAGTTGATTTAATGACAGAGGAGGCTTTTCTTGTTTGGAGGTATTTTCCCTAAATTCCCTAATGAGGGTGGCTTGTTCAAAGATACTATTTTTATCAAATAATTGTACCATGCGTAAGCGGCGATCCTCTTTACAAAAACCGAACTCTGCTCCGAAGGTAGAAAAAGGGCTAAATTGTAAATTGCCTTTAGAAAAATGTCCTTCTTCAAACAGGAAAATACTACGGTTAAGATAAGTAAATTCGTTAATGTGGGGTGGGCTATCTTGCCCTAATCTTGTCACTGTTAAACGGATGGTTTTATCTTCATTTAAGCCCTCCAATTTAATTTCGGTGGGGGTGTCTTTGATAAACTCTCCTCGGGGGGAAAACTGAGTAAAAGAACCTAGCCAAACCCCTCTATTTTTTAATAAACGTTCCCATTGAGAAGACATAAATAGTTAGTAAAAATAACCTCAATTACTATATCTTATAGTAAATTGGACTTGCTAAATTGATGATCGCTCAGTCTGTAAATACTATAAAAAATGAACAATGGACGATAAGTCTTTTTTTATCTGGTCAAAAAAACTATTGCTCGATTCCTACTTGTTTGAGAATATGTAAGGGTTTATATTCTTTAATAATATCTAATTGTTCTTGATTTTTAACTAATAAAGCCCCAGCAAATCCAAGGGAATTAATAGAAATAGATTGGGCTTTAGGTTGTCTTCTAGGAATCATCATCATCCATTGTTTTGTGACTAATAAATTGTAATTTCCTCGGGATGTTTTACCATCATTTTCTATAGCTAGATAGTCTAGCATTTTCTGGTATATTTCTTCGATTATTTTCGCACATTCTAAACTTGATTTTCCTAAAAGATTGTGAAAGGCGATCGCCTGTACATAAGGCAATTCATCAAGGGTAATAATTTGATGATCTGACAATTTTGAACGATATTTAAGAACGATATTTTCTATGGGAAAACCCTGAGAATTAGGGGCAAGGGGAAATGGAATCACCTGTAAATGTTTGTGAGGTTGAGATGCTCCGGCTAAAGGTCCAGCATTATAAAATCCTAAACCGCTAACCTGTCGTAACACTTGCCAAAAAGACTCTAAATCTTTTAACGTTAATAAATTTTCTTGGGGTTCAAACTCACGGGTAATAATTAAAACATGATTATTAACAACATTATATTTATTTAAGATACAAACATGACTATCACCTAAATCATCCACATAAAGTTTATCCTCATAGGGTAAAAAAGGATTATAACTAGCTTCTTTTTGGTGTTTTTTTTGTTTTTTTTTGGCTTGTTCTTTACGTTGAATATTATCTAAAATTCTAATGATAAAATCAATGTTATTTTCTTTTAAAAATTCATACTGAGTTTCAATTGGTTTTAAGGCTTTTTCTTCTAGTGCTTGAATGGTTGTCGCACTTATTTTGCTCCATAAATCAAGATTATTATTACCCATAAATTCCTAATTAGTCTTTTTTTACAACCACATATAGTTTATGGGATGAAGGTTATTATGACTATTTTTATTAACAATATTTATTTTTAATGTATCAAAAACTTTAGATGACGATCATCCTTTAGTTCATCTCATGGGTGAGCCTATGTTCAAGGGAAAATCTAACCTTTGACTATACATACACGGTTCATCAATAAATTGAGGGGGAGTTGTTAGGGTAAAATAGTAGCAGAGAAAATAAAAAAGGATCAAAACACATTAAACTATGACCTCAGATAATCAAAATAAAAAGCTAGAGGCAATGAAAAACTTTGCCGAACAGTATGCTAAACGCACAGATACATATTTTTGCGCCGATCCTTCAGTTACTGCGGTAGTTATTCAGGGTTTAGCACAGCATAAAGAAGAATTAGGAGCGCCCCTTTGTCCTTGTCGTTATTATGAAGATAAGGAAGCAGAGGTTAAAAATACTTTTTGGAATTGCCCCTGTGTACCGATGCGCGAAAGAAAAGAGTGTCACTGTATGTTATTTATTACCCCTGACAATGAGTTTGCTGGGGAAAAACAGGAAATTTCTTGGGAAGACTTACAAGGGGTACAATAGTTTCTCTACAGTTATTTTGCCCAAAAAGTTAGAGACGTTGCGATAACGTCTCTAGTGAACATTTAATCTTCGTGATCTTCAAAAGGGTCGTCTAGTTGGGCAGAAGGAGGCCCAAAAGCTGTGTAAACTGAAAACCCTGTTAATGCTAAAAGGGCGATCGCAATGGTAGAAGCGACCACTGTTGCGGTATCCATATATTTTTACTGTTATTTTTCTTAAAACTATCTTTTATTGTGACATTCCTTCTTAACTTTTCGCAATCTTTCTCTTTTTCTTCGTACATATAATGGCAGACAAAACAATTATCTTTGACTTTGATGGTACTATTGCCAATACTTTCTCCACTGTGGTAAAGATTGTGAATCAGTTGGCTTTAGAGTTTAATTATCCCTTAGTAGATGAATCAGAAGTTTTTAGGTTAAGTAATCTCAGTTCAAAGGATATTATCAAACAGTCTCCCGTCGCACTTCATAAAATACCTTTTTTGATGAAAAAAATTAAAAAAGAGTTAAATTCACAAATAGCATTTTTGTGCGCCTTTGAAGGAATAAAGGAAACTTTGGAAAGGTTGCATCAAAGAGAATATACCTTAGGGATTATTACTTCTAATTGGGAAGAGAGTGTAAGAGAATTTTTGTGTCGTAATGGCTTAGAGGATTATTTTCAGTTTGTTTACTCTAGTAATAATCTATTTGGAAAGCATCGGACTATTAATCGGGTAATTCGTCATTGTGGTTTATCTTTGGATAATACATTTTATGTGGGAGATGAAACAAGGGATATTGAATCAGCAAGAAAAAGCAAAATTCAGGTGATTGCGGTTACTTGGGGTTTTAATTCGGCGGAAATTTTACAGCATTATCAACCCGATTTTCTCATTAATTGTCCTCAGGATTTATTAATGGCTATTGATGGAGAGGTTATCCAAACCGCTAAAAATTAATGTCTATACGAGGTATGGGATTAAAGGAAGAAAAACTAAAGCCATAATCAAAAGAAACTGTGACAATGACTACAATCAAGAAAAGAAATATTAAGTTATATTGTATTTAGGACTAAATATTAATGACGAAAATAGGTATTTATGGCAATGTCAACTATTTCGAGTGGTTTAGGCAAAGATCAAGAAATTTGGAACAATCTTAAAAAGGCGATCGCCAAAAGCTCTGGTTTTAAACAGTGGCAACAAGATAAGAAATCTAGCCCAGAACAAACCGATGAGCAAGTAAGAGAATATTTACGCTCTACCTTAGAAACTCTTGCTTACTAATCCTTTGCTTTTCCCACCATTAAAGAGTGGGATTTTTTCTATTCGGTTGACATATATAAGGTAAGAAACCTAGAATATAATTCATCTATTCAGAAATAAAAAACTTATTTATATATCCTGTGTATCAATTATCTACCGCCAAAGAAACCTTAGATCTAGCATCCGTTAACAGTCATTTAGTTGATTATAGTGCAGAGGCGATCGTTGACTGGGCAAATCAGGAATTTGGGGAACATTTGGTAATGAGTACCAGTTTTGGGATTCAGTCAGCAGTAATGTTACACCTTGTCACTCAAGTAGTTCCCGATGTGCCTATCATCTGGATTGACACAGGATATTTACCCAAAGAAACCTATACCTTCGCCGAAGAATTAACCAACCGATTAAACCTCAACCTCAAAGTATATCAATCGGAAATGAGTCCTGCCAGAATGGAAGCTCTTTATGGTAAACTTTGGCAAGATAAAAGCGTTGAGTCTTTAAATCTTTATGATCGCATCAGGAAAGTAGAACCCATGCAAAGAGCCTTAAAAGAACTAAAAGCCGAAGCATGGTTAGCAGGTTTGAGACAAAACCAGACCAAATTCCGTCAACAATTAGAGTACGTCAACAAACAAGGGGAACACTATAAAATTTTACCTATTCTTAAATGGAGTTCTCGAGATATTTACGAATATTTAACAAACCATGACTTACCCTATCATCCCTACTTCGATAAAGGTTATGTATCCGTAGGAGATTGGCATTCTAGCCGTCCATTAAGTGCCACCGATGGCGATGAAAGGGATACCCGTTTTCATGGGGTAAAACAAGAGTGTGGGTTACATTTACCCCTCAGTAATGATGAAGCCCAAAGTCTTGATTCTAGTCAATTATAAGTTGGGGAATAGGGAACAGGCAACGGGCAACGGTGATAAAAAACTAATTGGTAGGGTGGCTATTGCCCACTGTGTAATTATTGATTCTGAGGTGCTATACTTCATCGAATTAATAAAGTTTACCTTCACCCACCGTGTAATGAATTACACGGCTAACAGTCAATGTTCAATAAATTGAACTAAGGCTAATTACTATAATACCTTTTTTCAAATCTGTAACCTGTAAACATAACAAAAATCAAGTCTGTAGGATGGGCATTGCCCACCATTTAAAACAACAAAATTTATAGAGGCTGCACCAATTAGTTAAAATATGAAAACCATTGCCTATTCCCTGCCTTCACGACTCCACTTTTTAGGCAAACTTTATTTAAACTGCTTCATCAGAGTAGCCATTTCAATGGCATTCATGGCATAACCCCAACCGTGGTTACTCTTAATACCTGCCCTTTCTAAAGCCTGTTGCATGGTATCAGTGGTTAAAACACCGAAAATAATTGGTACTCCCGTTTGTACAGAAGCTGATGCCACCCCTTTGGCTACCTCGTTGGATACATAGTCAAAATGGGGGGTATCACCTCGAATAACCGCCCCTAAACAAATGATGGCATCATATTTTTTGGTTTCTGCTAACTTACGGGAGACGAGGGGAATTTCAAAGCTACCGGGTACCCAAGCATAGTCCACCTGTTCTCCTTCTGGGTTTACATCAATGCCATGCCTTTTTAAACAATCCTGACAGGCGGTTAATAATTTATTGGTGATCAAATCATTAAAACGCCCAATTACCAATGCAAAACGTAGATTGGGAATATCTTGGGTAAAATTACCTTCAAAAACTGCCATATTTAAAAATAAAAAATTACTTATTGCTAGGAAAATAATAGGGCTTATACGAAAGCCCCTTTTGGTTAAAAAAATTGTTGTTTATTCTGTTCAGAAAATCTTTAAGAAATGTTAATTTTTATTAAGAACTTTTGAACTTAAACGACGAAAAAGTTAAGTACAGCGACGGCAATTACTAGGGCTACCCACAAACCAGAACCAATATAGAGAATGGATTTAGACTGTTCCCAATTTTGGGGAGAGGCATAAGCAACGGGTACATAAACGATCATTACAAAGGAAAAAAGAACCAATGCTGTTAAAAGTAATTGGAATATAGCTCCCATCTTTTTTAATCTCCTTGAATATATTTTTTTACTAAACAAACTTTCTTAAAATAGTTTAGGCTAATTTGGGACATTTTGGGAAATAGGCAATGGGGAATGGGCAATGGTAATGATATGGTGGTGTTTCAATTGTTAAGGTGATTGAATAATGTTTGAGTGGGTGATGTTGAAATATCCTCTTTTTGTTTATTACAGAGAATTTTGGCTTTAAAACCCCATCATCAAAATTTATTAACCTAAAATTGGGCTTCTCATAATCCTTAAAACTTAATATTTATAATCACTAGTAAAAAACTATTCCCCGTTCCCTGTTCCCCGCCCTGATTAATATATTATTGAAACAGGATTTAGTATAATTAGTGGCATAGGCATTAAGTTTTTATAAAAAATCGATATTAATAACCTTTATGACTAATATGGTATTAGGAAGTGCTATAGTTACTCCGACGAAGTCTGAACAAACTGTCCGCAAACCGTACCCTAATTATAAGGTTATCGTTTTGGATGATGATTTTAATACTTTTGAACACGTGGCTAGTTGTTTGATGCGCTATATTCCGAAGATGACGGAGGAGTTGGCGTGGAATTTGACGAATCAGGTACATTTTCAAGGTCAAGCGATGGTTTGGGCTGGCCCGTTGGAACAGGCGGAGTTGTATCATCAACAGTTAAGGAGAGAGGGTTTGACCATGGCACCATTGGAGGCAGCATGAGTAAGTCATCGGAAGGGCGCATTGTTTGGAATCATTCGACTCATTTGGATGGTTTGATCCCTATTTTGGAAAAGTTGGTAGTTTATGAAGGGATTCGCACCATTACTCCTGCGGTTTTGAGTCGATCGCGCAGTCACATTCCCCATTTAAAATTAAAGGTTTCTGTACCTATTCGGGGAGGGTTTAAGCTCATTGCCCGTCAGGGGAAAAGTGTGCAGGAGGTTTTTATTATTACGGATTTGACTCAGGCTGAGTTAGAAGGTGCGATCGCCGATATTCTTTAAATGAGGGAATAGGCAATGGGGAATGGGCAATAGTTTTTTTAGGTTAACTAATTTTCAATAGGGTTCAATAATTGTCCATTGTTAATTGTTAATTGTCCATTGTTTCTTTGGTGGATCTGGGGTGATACTATAGCTTATAGTCTCTTTACAATTATTTATATATGGCAAGTATCAACGATAATTATTTAAAATTAAAGGCTGGTTATTTATTCCCTGAAATCGGTAGAAGGGTAAGCGCTTTTGCTCAGGAAAATCCCGAGGCAAATATTATTAAATTGGGCATTGGTGATGTTACCGAACCCTTACCCCAAGCCTGTCGTGATGCTATGATGAAGGCGATTGAGGATATGGGCGATCGCACCTCATTTAAAGGATATGGCCCTGAACAGGGATACGGCTGGTTAAGGGAAAAAATTGCCCAGAACGATTTTCAAGCTCTTGGGTGTGATGTATCCCCCGAAGAAATCTTCATCTCCGATGGCTCTAAGTGCGACTGTGGTAACATTTTAGACATTTTTGGCAAAAATAACAAAATTGCCGTTACTGACCCCGTATATCCCGTTTACGTGGATACTAATGTAATGGCAGGACACACGGGAGACGCTAACGAGAAAGGAGAATATGAAGGTTTAGTATATCTCCCCATCAGTGCTAATAATGATTTTACCGCCGAAATTCCCTCCGAGGCAGTGGATTTAATTTACCTTTGTTTCCCCAACAACCCCACAGGCGCCACCGCCACCAAGGAATATTTACAAAAATGGGTGAACTACGCCCAAGAAAATGGCTCTATCATTCTTTTTGATGCCGCTTATGAAGCATTTATCACCGATCCTAATTTACCTCATTCCATCTTTGAAATTGAAGGAGCGAGAGAATGTGCGATCGAATTTCGTTCTTTTTCCAAAAATGCAGGATTCACGGGAACTCGTTGCGCCTTTACCGTAGTACCCAAAAATCTCAAAGGCAAAGCCAGTGATGGTTCTGAAGTAGAAATCTGGAAACTCTGGAATCGTCGTCAATCCACCAAATTTAATGGTGTATCCTACATTGTCCAAAGGGGTGCCGAAGCGGTATATTCCCCCGAAGGAAAAGCCGAAATTAGCCAATTAGTAAACTTCTACCTTGAAAATGCCAGTATCATTCGCCAAGAGTTAACCAAAGCAGGTTTAACCGTCTATGGTGGCGTAAATGCTCCCTATGTGTGGGTAAAAACCCCTGATGCTTTATCTAGTTGGGATTTCTTTGATAAATTGCTTCACAACGTGCATATCGTGGGTACTCCAGGTTCTGGATTTGGTGCGGCTGGGGAAGGTTATTTCCGTCTGAGTGCATTTAACAGTCGTGAAAATGTCATCGAAGCTATGAAGCGCATTACCACTACTTTTAATTTCGCTTAATGGTTTTATGATAAAGGGGCAGATCTTTTTTTTGAAAGGGTTTGCCCTTTTTTTATGCAATTTGTAAAGTTTTTTGGGGCAAGACACAAAATAAGTCTGATAAAATTCTTAATTCTTCGGGATAACAAGGTTTAGGGTATTCCTCTAACCAGATAGGAGGCACAAGCATGGGATCATATTCTTCTACATGGTATATTTTTCCACCGTGTTGCTTCAGTTGAACTGGGGTACCGGGTTGAAAAATCTTTGCTTCTTCTTGTTCCCATTGTGTAGAATCCATACGGTTTCTCCTTTTCTTATTTCTGTATAAAATTATACCAAAAATTCAG
This sequence is a window from Cyanobacterium stanieri LEGE 03274. Protein-coding genes within it:
- a CDS encoding molybdopterin molybdotransferase MoeA, yielding MLPIQEAFDIIIDYVKPLDEIETVNLSQAYNRILGKAINSPHDFPYWDNSAMDGYGVRSEDLAKIKDGKDVYLEIVEEIPAGYVPQKRIKSNQCARIFTGAMMPDGADTVVMQEKTDSHGKLVKILESSPRGNFVRKKGSFYGANDGLLPAGVKINSPEMAILATAQCTEVNVVRSPLVAILSTGDELIYPHETLSRGKIIDSNQYLLHSFISQNGAISVPMGIIPDQKEQLEGAIASALEKADFVLSTGGVSVGEYDYVKEILVKLGGKILMEKVAIKPGKPLTVAVFPDNKLYFGIPGNPVSTMVICWRFLKSAISKLSGETNYYLPQIVEAICQENLKAEEKRECYLWGRANIVNGQYHFNLSQGLHNSGNLINLQQTNGLAILPVGVSHVKQGDKIKIMLV
- a CDS encoding ferredoxin-thioredoxin reductase catalytic domain-containing protein — protein: MTSDNQNKKLEAMKNFAEQYAKRTDTYFCADPSVTAVVIQGLAQHKEELGAPLCPCRYYEDKEAEVKNTFWNCPCVPMRERKECHCMLFITPDNEFAGEKQEISWEDLQGVQ
- a CDS encoding metal-sensing transcriptional repressor, whose translation is MATVDHGTQHHHDHHGNNASHGHIHSEESRRKLINRLSRIEGHVRGIKTMINEHRDCPEILIQIAAIRGALDRVARIILDEHLSECITRAAEDGTIDIEIEALKAALDRFLPS
- the clpS gene encoding ATP-dependent Clp protease adapter ClpS translates to MVLGSAIVTPTKSEQTVRKPYPNYKVIVLDDDFNTFEHVASCLMRYIPKMTEELAWNLTNQVHFQGQAMVWAGPLEQAELYHQQLRREGLTMAPLEAA
- a CDS encoding DUF3598 family protein, with amino-acid sequence MSSQWERLLKNRGVWLGSFTQFSPRGEFIKDTPTEIKLEGLNEDKTIRLTVTRLGQDSPPHINEFTYLNRSIFLFEEGHFSKGNLQFSPFSTFGAEFGFCKEDRRLRMVQLFDKNSIFEQATLIREFRENTSKQEKPPLSLNQLIGEWQGEAITLYPDWREPEKYATKLILEEKGNQVKQTITTPHLEFTSTAQVENNALTFSETGQQIRCLLLPDGASLTVPLKITHRQPFFLECGWLVESNQRLRIIRRYDETGAWQNVTLVTEFKQS
- a CDS encoding DUF2103 domain-containing protein; protein product: MSKSSEGRIVWNHSTHLDGLIPILEKLVVYEGIRTITPAVLSRSRSHIPHLKLKVSVPIRGGFKLIARQGKSVQEVFIITDLTQAELEGAIADIL
- a CDS encoding ATP adenylyltransferase family protein produces the protein MGNNNLDLWSKISATTIQALEEKALKPIETQYEFLKENNIDFIIRILDNIQRKEQAKKKQKKHQKEASYNPFLPYEDKLYVDDLGDSHVCILNKYNVVNNHVLIITREFEPQENLLTLKDLESFWQVLRQVSGLGFYNAGPLAGASQPHKHLQVIPFPLAPNSQGFPIENIVLKYRSKLSDHQIITLDELPYVQAIAFHNLLGKSSLECAKIIEEIYQKMLDYLAIENDGKTSRGNYNLLVTKQWMMMIPRRQPKAQSISINSLGFAGALLVKNQEQLDIIKEYKPLHILKQVGIEQ
- the psbZ gene encoding photosystem II reaction center protein PsbZ produces the protein MGAIFQLLLTALVLFSFVMIVYVPVAYASPQNWEQSKSILYIGSGLWVALVIAVAVLNFFVV
- a CDS encoding HAD-IA family hydrolase — its product is MADKTIIFDFDGTIANTFSTVVKIVNQLALEFNYPLVDESEVFRLSNLSSKDIIKQSPVALHKIPFLMKKIKKELNSQIAFLCAFEGIKETLERLHQREYTLGIITSNWEESVREFLCRNGLEDYFQFVYSSNNLFGKHRTINRVIRHCGLSLDNTFYVGDETRDIESARKSKIQVIAVTWGFNSAEILQHYQPDFLINCPQDLLMAIDGEVIQTAKN
- the ribH gene encoding 6,7-dimethyl-8-ribityllumazine synthase, with product MAVFEGNFTQDIPNLRFALVIGRFNDLITNKLLTACQDCLKRHGIDVNPEGEQVDYAWVPGSFEIPLVSRKLAETKKYDAIICLGAVIRGDTPHFDYVSNEVAKGVASASVQTGVPIIFGVLTTDTMQQALERAGIKSNHGWGYAMNAIEMATLMKQFK
- a CDS encoding phosphoadenylyl-sulfate reductase; the encoded protein is MYQLSTAKETLDLASVNSHLVDYSAEAIVDWANQEFGEHLVMSTSFGIQSAVMLHLVTQVVPDVPIIWIDTGYLPKETYTFAEELTNRLNLNLKVYQSEMSPARMEALYGKLWQDKSVESLNLYDRIRKVEPMQRALKELKAEAWLAGLRQNQTKFRQQLEYVNKQGEHYKILPILKWSSRDIYEYLTNHDLPYHPYFDKGYVSVGDWHSSRPLSATDGDERDTRFHGVKQECGLHLPLSNDEAQSLDSSQL
- a CDS encoding RNA recognition motif domain-containing protein, yielding MSIYVGNLSYSVSKDDLNEVFAEYGTVTRVHIPTDRETGRMRGFAFVEMENETQEDAAIEALDGAEWMSRELKVNKARPRENRDSFRGGGGRRNGDRF
- the psbN gene encoding photosystem II reaction center protein PsbN, producing the protein MDTATVVASTIAIALLALTGFSVYTAFGPPSAQLDDPFEDHED